A single Lactuca sativa cultivar Salinas chromosome 8, Lsat_Salinas_v11, whole genome shotgun sequence DNA region contains:
- the LOC128128170 gene encoding G-type lectin S-receptor-like serine/threonine-protein kinase At4g27290 isoform X2 — translation MSMEYQPILMLVSSTIFFFFFFMSGSAAVDTISAYQPIKDGSSIVSEGDTFELGFFSPGESKNRYLGIWYMKISPLTVVWVANREKPIIDTSGMFELTKEGTLQILSGGNPIIWSSDLIVSTNNINPVAQLLDNGNLVVWENSRKENLIWQSFDFPGNTLLPGMKFGKDLTTGRESYLSSWKSPDDPSIGLYKLWLDPNGYPQLFMKKGQVDHARVGPWNGLGFRGRPIENTGPIFLIEFTVNEKEMYYTYTLKTSVVFRMIMMHDGIIMQSNWIERTQEWAAYGNIVVDTCGLYGRCGPYARCTVENPICSCIEGFEPRVLKEWNEGDMSNGCKRKKPLNCGTKDVFHKISGVKFPDTRHSSYNLSMSREECEKACRRNCSCTAYADLDIRNEGSGCLLWFDDLMDIRKYDDHQELYIKMATSDLQGKSSDNKKKAVLIIVLSVSSAAMLVSAVAFACRKKMKMPHKKGRGNRGHAFDKDKVHMENFDDLPFFSLYRIAKATNNFNIDNKIGEGGFGPVYKGVLEDGKVVAVKRLSETSQQGQEEFQNEVICIAKLQHRNLVKLLGYCIHGNEKILIYEYMDNKSLDSFLFDETRSSMLDWPQRFNIIHGMARGILYLHQDSRLQIIHRDLKAGNILLDNQMNPKISDFGLARKFVGQDATAKTKNVVGTHGYISPEYAVHGRFSTKSDVFSFGVLVLEIVSGKKNREFSHEAHSDNLLGHVS, via the exons ATGTCCATGGAGTAtcaacccattcttatgttagtGTCTAGTaccatattcttcttcttcttcttcatgtcGGGTTCTGCTGCAGTAGATACAATATCTGCATATCAACCAATCAAAGATGGCAGCTCCATTGTTTCAGAGGGAGACACGTTTGAACTTGGATTTTTTAGCCCCGGCGAGTCCAAGAATCGGTACCTGGGAATATGGTACATGAAGATATCACCATTAACCGTTGTGTGGGTTGCTAACAGGGAGAAACCAATTATCGACACGTCAGGCATGTTTGAACTCACTAAAGAAGGAACCCTTCAGATTCTTAGTGGTGGTAATCCTATAATCTGGTCATCAGATTTGATAGTATCTACGAATAATATAAATCCAGTGGCACAACTTCTCGACAATGGAAATCTTGTGGTGTGGGAAAATAGCAGAAAAGAAAATCTAATCTGGCAAAGTTTTGACTTTCCTGGTAACACGTTGCTACCAGGGATGAAATTTGGGAAGGATTTGACAACAGGAAGAGAGAGCTACTTATCATCATGGAAAAGCCCTGATGATCCTTCTATTGGTCTGTATAAACTCTGGTTAGACCCGAATGGATATCCACAGTTATTTATGAAAAAAGGTCAAGTTGATCACGCCAGGGTTGGACCATGGAATGGTCTTGGGTTTCGCGGGCGTCCTATTGAAAACACGGGTCCAATTTTCTTGATAGAGTTTACTGTTAACGAGAAGGAGATGTATTATACATATACACTCAAGACTTCTGTTGTTTTTAGAATGATTATGATGCATGATGGCATTATAATGCAGTCAAATTGGATTGAGCGAACACAAGAATGGGCTGCGTATGGAAATATAGTGGTTGATACATGTGGTCTTTATGGACGTTGTGGTCCTTATGCAAGATGCACAGTTGAAAATCCGATTTGTAGTTGCATTGAAGGTTTTGAACCAAGAGTCCTAAAAGAATGGAATGAAGGAGATATGTCTAATGGGTGTAAACGCAAAAAACCTTTGAATTGTGGGACCAAAGATGTCTTCCATAAAATTTCAGGAGTGAAATTTCCAGATACACGTCATTCATCGTACAATTTGAGCATGTCTCGTGAAGAATGTGAGAAGGCTTGCAGAAGGAATTGCTCTTGTACTGCTTATGCAGATTTAGATATCAGAAACGAGGGAAGTGGATGTTTGTTATGGTTTGATGACCTTATGGACATTCGAAAGTATGATGATCATCAGGAACTTTACATAAAAATGGCAACCTCTGACTTACAAG GCAAATCCAGTGATAACAAGAAGAAGGCAGTTCTCATTATAGTGCTTTCCGTTTCTTCAGCAGCAATGCTTGTGTCTGCAGTAGCATTTGCTTGTAGGAAGAAAATGAAAATGCCTCACAAGAAAGGACGAG GGAACAGGGGACACGCATTTGATAAGGATAAAGTTCATATGGAAAACTTTGATGACTTACCTTTTTTCAGCCTGTATAGAATAGCAAAGGCTACTAATAACTTTAACATTGACAATAAGATTGGAGAAGGTGGTTTTGGTCCAGTTTACAAG GGTGTGTTGGAAGACGGAAAAGTAGTAGCTGTAAAGCGGCTCTCAGAAACATCCCAACAAGGACAAGAAGAGTTCCAGAATGAAGTCATTTGTATTGCCAAACTCCAGCATCGGAATCTTGTGAAGCTCCTTGGATATTGcattcatggaaatgaaaagattCTAATTTATGAATACATGGATAACAAAAGCTTGGACTCATTTCTATTTG ATGAAACTAGAAGTTCAATGCTTGATTGGCCTCAACGCTTTAACATTATCCATGGTATGGCACGAGGTATTCTTTATTTACATCAAGATTCCCGCCTCCAAATCATCCATAGAGACCTCAAGGCAGGTAATATATTGTTGGACAACCAAATGAATCCAAAAATATCTGATTTTGGGCTTGCAAGAAAGTTTGTAGGACAGGATGCCACAGCTAAGACAAAGAATGTGGTTGGAACACA CGGATACATTTCTCCAGAGTATGCAGTACACGGGCGTTTCTCAACAAAGTCGGATGTATTTAGCTTTGGTGTTCTTGTGCTAGAGATAGTAAGTGGGAAGAAAAACAGAGAATTCTCTCACGAGGCTCATAGTGACAACCTTCTTGGACATGTAAGTTAA
- the LOC128128170 gene encoding G-type lectin S-receptor-like serine/threonine-protein kinase At4g27290 isoform X1 produces MSMEYQPILMLVSSTIFFFFFFMSGSAAVDTISAYQPIKDGSSIVSEGDTFELGFFSPGESKNRYLGIWYMKISPLTVVWVANREKPIIDTSGMFELTKEGTLQILSGGNPIIWSSDLIVSTNNINPVAQLLDNGNLVVWENSRKENLIWQSFDFPGNTLLPGMKFGKDLTTGRESYLSSWKSPDDPSIGLYKLWLDPNGYPQLFMKKGQVDHARVGPWNGLGFRGRPIENTGPIFLIEFTVNEKEMYYTYTLKTSVVFRMIMMHDGIIMQSNWIERTQEWAAYGNIVVDTCGLYGRCGPYARCTVENPICSCIEGFEPRVLKEWNEGDMSNGCKRKKPLNCGTKDVFHKISGVKFPDTRHSSYNLSMSREECEKACRRNCSCTAYADLDIRNEGSGCLLWFDDLMDIRKYDDHQELYIKMATSDLQGKSSDNKKKAVLIIVLSVSSAAMLVSAVAFACRKKMKMPHKKGRGNRGHAFDKDKVHMENFDDLPFFSLYRIAKATNNFNIDNKIGEGGFGPVYKGVLEDGKVVAVKRLSETSQQGQEEFQNEVICIAKLQHRNLVKLLGYCIHGNEKILIYEYMDNKSLDSFLFDETRSSMLDWPQRFNIIHGMARGILYLHQDSRLQIIHRDLKAGNILLDNQMNPKISDFGLARKFVGQDATAKTKNVVGTHGYISPEYAVHGRFSTKSDVFSFGVLVLEIVSGKKNREFSHEAHSDNLLGHAWRLYKEGKSVELMSVSLSNSCVVSEIQRSIHVGLLCVQHHPEDRPTMLSVVLMLISDGVLPPPKQPAFFTEESNSLLNSVSLLDDEYMITLLYPR; encoded by the exons ATGTCCATGGAGTAtcaacccattcttatgttagtGTCTAGTaccatattcttcttcttcttcttcatgtcGGGTTCTGCTGCAGTAGATACAATATCTGCATATCAACCAATCAAAGATGGCAGCTCCATTGTTTCAGAGGGAGACACGTTTGAACTTGGATTTTTTAGCCCCGGCGAGTCCAAGAATCGGTACCTGGGAATATGGTACATGAAGATATCACCATTAACCGTTGTGTGGGTTGCTAACAGGGAGAAACCAATTATCGACACGTCAGGCATGTTTGAACTCACTAAAGAAGGAACCCTTCAGATTCTTAGTGGTGGTAATCCTATAATCTGGTCATCAGATTTGATAGTATCTACGAATAATATAAATCCAGTGGCACAACTTCTCGACAATGGAAATCTTGTGGTGTGGGAAAATAGCAGAAAAGAAAATCTAATCTGGCAAAGTTTTGACTTTCCTGGTAACACGTTGCTACCAGGGATGAAATTTGGGAAGGATTTGACAACAGGAAGAGAGAGCTACTTATCATCATGGAAAAGCCCTGATGATCCTTCTATTGGTCTGTATAAACTCTGGTTAGACCCGAATGGATATCCACAGTTATTTATGAAAAAAGGTCAAGTTGATCACGCCAGGGTTGGACCATGGAATGGTCTTGGGTTTCGCGGGCGTCCTATTGAAAACACGGGTCCAATTTTCTTGATAGAGTTTACTGTTAACGAGAAGGAGATGTATTATACATATACACTCAAGACTTCTGTTGTTTTTAGAATGATTATGATGCATGATGGCATTATAATGCAGTCAAATTGGATTGAGCGAACACAAGAATGGGCTGCGTATGGAAATATAGTGGTTGATACATGTGGTCTTTATGGACGTTGTGGTCCTTATGCAAGATGCACAGTTGAAAATCCGATTTGTAGTTGCATTGAAGGTTTTGAACCAAGAGTCCTAAAAGAATGGAATGAAGGAGATATGTCTAATGGGTGTAAACGCAAAAAACCTTTGAATTGTGGGACCAAAGATGTCTTCCATAAAATTTCAGGAGTGAAATTTCCAGATACACGTCATTCATCGTACAATTTGAGCATGTCTCGTGAAGAATGTGAGAAGGCTTGCAGAAGGAATTGCTCTTGTACTGCTTATGCAGATTTAGATATCAGAAACGAGGGAAGTGGATGTTTGTTATGGTTTGATGACCTTATGGACATTCGAAAGTATGATGATCATCAGGAACTTTACATAAAAATGGCAACCTCTGACTTACAAG GCAAATCCAGTGATAACAAGAAGAAGGCAGTTCTCATTATAGTGCTTTCCGTTTCTTCAGCAGCAATGCTTGTGTCTGCAGTAGCATTTGCTTGTAGGAAGAAAATGAAAATGCCTCACAAGAAAGGACGAG GGAACAGGGGACACGCATTTGATAAGGATAAAGTTCATATGGAAAACTTTGATGACTTACCTTTTTTCAGCCTGTATAGAATAGCAAAGGCTACTAATAACTTTAACATTGACAATAAGATTGGAGAAGGTGGTTTTGGTCCAGTTTACAAG GGTGTGTTGGAAGACGGAAAAGTAGTAGCTGTAAAGCGGCTCTCAGAAACATCCCAACAAGGACAAGAAGAGTTCCAGAATGAAGTCATTTGTATTGCCAAACTCCAGCATCGGAATCTTGTGAAGCTCCTTGGATATTGcattcatggaaatgaaaagattCTAATTTATGAATACATGGATAACAAAAGCTTGGACTCATTTCTATTTG ATGAAACTAGAAGTTCAATGCTTGATTGGCCTCAACGCTTTAACATTATCCATGGTATGGCACGAGGTATTCTTTATTTACATCAAGATTCCCGCCTCCAAATCATCCATAGAGACCTCAAGGCAGGTAATATATTGTTGGACAACCAAATGAATCCAAAAATATCTGATTTTGGGCTTGCAAGAAAGTTTGTAGGACAGGATGCCACAGCTAAGACAAAGAATGTGGTTGGAACACA CGGATACATTTCTCCAGAGTATGCAGTACACGGGCGTTTCTCAACAAAGTCGGATGTATTTAGCTTTGGTGTTCTTGTGCTAGAGATAGTAAGTGGGAAGAAAAACAGAGAATTCTCTCACGAGGCTCATAGTGACAACCTTCTTGGACAT GCATGGAGACTCTATAAGGAAGGCAAGTCCGTTGAACTCATGAGTGTGTCTTTATCTAACTCATGTGTCGTCTCTGAAATACAACGATCAATACATGTTGGATTATTGTGTGTTCAACATCATCCAGAAGATAGGCCAACTATGTTATCGGTGGTTCTTATGTTGATTAGTGATGGTGTATTGCCTCCACCTAAACAACCAGCCTTTTTCACCGAAGAAAGTAACAGTTTACTTAACTCTGTTTCATTGTTGGATGATGAATACATGATAACACTCTTGTATCCTAGATAG